Sequence from the Nitrosospira multiformis genome:
TGACGGAAATAAGCCGGCAGGCCGCGTAATCGTCTCTTGATCCGCACGCACACGTTCTTTCGCAGGCGGCAACCCTGCTTTTCCATTTACCAATTGACTACGTCGCATGCGCGACGCATTTCGTCCGGTTTGAAAGTCCAATAAAGCGCTAGAGTTTGACATAATTTCACTCATTAATGCTTAAATTTAATCTGGGTAACAACCAATACTTTTACCAGAAAAAATCAAAAAGATATAGTAACGTGCAATATTATGAGAAATTAACGCCCGCCGCGATAAACGATAAATGCCGTACCGCGGCATTGTGTAAAGTTGTCAAATCCGCTCAAACGTACAACATGGCCCGGATTATCCCGACGGCATGCCTCTAGTTCCGCCATTATTGTTTCAACTGATTTTTCGCCAAAAAATGGCAGCTTCCAAAGATACCAAAAATGCAAGAATGCTTTTTCTGGCTCAGTATGTTCAATAGCTGGATTCCAACCCTGAGCAATGATGTAAGCGACATGCTTACGGATTTTTTCAGGTGTTAACGGCGGGAGATAAGAGAATGTTTCTCCTTTCCGCTCAGTTGCTTTATACGGTTTGATTGCATCCATAGCTATACCTCATGACTTCAGTTTTAAACAGCGTAATAAATGTTTACTATTAACCCACATCAAGCTTGTCTACAGTATCGAATTCGAACTTGATCTCTTTCCATGTTTCCAGGGCAATTTTTAGCTCAGGTGAGTACTGTGCAGCTTCAGTCAGCACTTCTTTACCTTCACGCTCTACCTGACGCCCCTGATTACGCGCATCAGTGCACGCCTCAAGGGCCACACGATTTGCAGTGGCGCCCGCAGCATTGCCCCATGGATGACCAAGTGTGCCTCCTCCAAACTGTAAGCAAGAGTCATCACCAAATATATTGACCAAAGCGGGAATATGCCAAACATGGATACCACCCGAGGCAACCGGCATTACACCGGGCATAGAACCCCAGTCCTGATCAAAGAAAAGACCACGTTCACGATTCTCTGGAATATATGATTCACGCATGGTATCAATCCAACCAAGGGTTGCAGCCCTGTCACCTTCCAGTTTACCGACTACAGTGCCAGAGTGCAGATGATCCCCACCCGACAGCCTTAGACATTTAGTTAATACTCTGAAATGGATTCCATGATAGCGGTTGCGATCGAGTACCGCATGCATGGCACGGTGAATGTGTAATAACATGCCATTATCACGGCACCAGTTAGCCAAACCCGTATTGGCACAGATTCCGCCGGTTAAATAATCGTGCATGATGATCGGCGCGCCCAGTTCTTTTGCAAACTCAGCTCGCTTATACATCTCTTCCGGCGTTGCCGCAGTTACATTCAGATAATGCCCTTTACGCTCGCCGGTTTCAGCCTGGGCCTTCAACACCGCGTCCATTACAAATTCAAAGCGATGACGCCAGCGCATGAACGGCTGACTATTAATATTTTCATCATCCTTGGTAAAGTCAAGACCACCGCGCAGACACTCATAAACCGCCATGCCATAGTTCTTTGCCGACAAGCCAAGTTTGGGTTTGATGGTACAGCCTAGAAAAGCACGGCCGTATTTATTCATACGATCCCGTTCCACCTGTATGCCATTTGGCGGTCCGCCACAGGTCTTAACATAAGCGATGGGAAACCGGAGATCTTCCAGTCGCAAGCTACGTATGGCTTTAAAACCAAATACATTGCCGACCAATGAGGTCAGCACATTGACGACCGAACCCTCTTCGAATAAATCAATAGGGTAAGCAACAAACGCGTAGTATGCCGTGTTATCACCCGGAACTGGTTCAATCCGGTAAGCACGGCCCTTATAGTAATCCATGTCTGTGAGCAAATCAGTCCACACAGTGGTCCAGGTACCTGTAGAGGATTCCGCCGCGACTGCGGCAGCAGCCTCTTCACGAGGCACTCCATCCTGAGCCACAATCTTAAAACAGGCCAACAAGTCTGTGTCGAGCGGAATATAATTCGGCTCCCAATAACTCTCACGATAATCTTTGACACCAGCTTGATATTTTTTTCCTGACATAATGATTCTCTCCTGCGATTAAAATCTTCCTTGATAGTATTTATTGTTGATCCGCCTAAAATCAGCACCGGTCTAAAATATAAAAACACCTGCTCTGTAGGCTTGTTGGGAAAGGGCTTTCCCTCGCATCACGGGCGAATTCTGCTGGTGCCGCTCACTCCAAGGGAGGGTGGGGACGTACCTCGTTGTAATACTCGCATCACTCATGAATCTTGAGCCCGGCATACCAACCACGATAGGAAACCGGCGAAAATCGGATGAGTTCATTCTTCTATTTTATTATTGATGAGATACTATTCTATTATTGATGAAATATTTTATCAATAAGAAGAATATAGAAATACTTCATACAATATGTTATCAAGGGTACTAAGGTGGCTTAACCAGGTTTTACGTTCCATTACGCCCCAAACCTCTTAATCCGCTTTGGGCCGTGAAATGCCTATATCTGATAAGCGCCGATCCGCGACCTGATCTCCAACTGTGATTCTGGCCCGGAAAAGGTTTTGGGCAGCAGGTAGCACTCCAACCCGTCCCACAGTCGCCCGCTCAGGCCCCTGAAGCAACGCCGGATGGCGCCCCCGCGGCAGCTCCGCAGTTATCTCAAGATAATCAAGGATAGCTCTGCCGAACCGGCCGTTGCATCATAAGCCTATTTGTCTCTTCCCTTTCTTCTTCCGAGGATTGAATTTCACGAGCCGCTGGCATAAGCGGGCTTGACGCCTGATGTGAATATCCATTGCGGGTTCCAGCCGCAGCAATTCCTCGGCAAGCGCCAGGGCGGCCTCCAGTTCGTGCGTGACATGCTCATGGTATTTTGCCAGCGCTTCGATCCCCCGAACGCACTTGTTTTCCCCAAGGTGTATCCAGATGGCGATGGCCTGCTCATCCTGCCGCTGATGCCGATGCAGCTTGGCCAGAAATAAAAGTGCCGCCTCATCCAATCCACCCCAGGCGCCGGTAAGATGATCGATGGCATACTGGATATCGCCCCGGCCCGCATGGATCTGAGCGACTTTAAGCGCATTGACCGCTTCATGGCCAGGCTCGGTGTAAGCTTGGGCCAACATCGCCAGCAATGCCGCCAGCGACAAGACGTCGCGCTGATTGTGCTCGGCGATGGCGTGCAACGGTTCCACCCGGCCACCCCGCACAAAATCCGTCCACGCTTGGGGAATAAGATGACTGGGAAAATCATTCTCACGGATGAATCCGAGCAATCGTTGCTCCGCCGTCTGCAGGCGGCAATCCTCCCAGCCATGCCCGTAGGCGCGGCGCGTGAGATGGAGCAGATCAACATGACCTTTATCGGTAAAGGGATCGGCTTGCCGTGCCAGCCGGTAACGGGTAGCCAGTAACGGCACATCGAAACTCTTGCCATTGTAGGACACCAAGTGAGCGGCAGGTTCGATCCAGCCGAAGATGGTTTCCAGCAAAGCCGCCTCCCCCGCAAACCCGGTCAATATCCATTGCCCGAGTTGCAGGCAATCCCCCTGAATTCGCGCCAGGCACACCATAAAAGGCAACGTGCCGGTGCCACCCGCAAGACCGGTGGTCTCGGTATCGAGGAACAGTAACCCATCCAGCGGCGCATCATGAGGCAGGCCCAGCGCCGCGAGCGGGATATCAGCCAGGGCTGAAAACACAATCTTGCCATGCCGGCTGGCAAGGGGAATGGTCTGATCAATCTGGATCAGTCCGGGCGCAATCACCTCCCCGCGCAGGTGTTTGGCAACCTCGGCATCGCCGTGTTTTGTCCGGCTAGCCCTGGTGCGGAAATCGCCGCCACCCCCACTACTGCCGGATAAGCGCCTCAGGCGAACATCCAGGGGAATGGAGGCTATATTTGATGAAACCCGAGGCTGCCCCAATTCCGGGCCTACCTCATTACCAGTCCCATTGTTCTTGAGCAAGGCCAAACGCTCAGCCAGTGTCATAATGCCTCCATATCCAATGTATGGGTCTGGCCGTTTGGCGAAAGCAGGTCCAGAACGGTCAGTACGGCCTGCTTGGGCGCATAGCCCCGGCTCTCGTCGGAGGCGAGAATCGGACCCACACACGATGGGCAACCGGACTGGCAACCGCAGTCCTGTACCAGTGCGATGGTGCGCGCAACGATTTCATGACGCAGATCGAATAACGGTGCGGAAAGCCCGATACCGCCAGCGTAGTTATCGTACAGGAATACCGTGGGAACGAATTGCTGGTCATCGATCTCGACCGTCTCACCGGAAATGGTTTGGGGATTACCCTGCCCGTTCTGGCCGACGCTGGCAAACCAGATACCTTCGCCATCGCCCACCGCCCTGCCCAGATCATGCCGTTCCGATAGCGTCCACAACGCCGCCACGTGATGCAGCGCGTAGGCCGCGCCGAGAAAGCCATCCAGCGCCTGCCAGCGCGCGGGAAAGGCAGCCTCCAACGCATCGGGGCTGACCTGCCACCATACCGCGGTGGTGTGCATCTCATGGTCCGGGAGATTGACCTTGCCGTAACCCACATTCTCATGGCTGTAGTAGCGTATCTTCTTGTAGCCCGCGACACGACGCACCAGATGCACTTCACCACGTCCGCACAGGCCATTTGATTGCTTGTCCTCTTCAAAGCAGTCCAGGATCTTGAGCCGGGTAAAGTCTATCGCGTCGGTGTAATAGTCGGCGCGCGTCTTCGTTACAAAGGCCTTGCGCCCTTCCCAGTCCAGCTTCTCGACTTGCCATGGATTTGCCTGGATCAGATAGATCGCGCCTTCGTACAGCGTCAACGCTGCGGTGGAATAATCGACTTCGGCAATCACGTCCTGTTTCCCATCCGTCACATCCACCACCACAAAATTGCCGTCCGCCACCGAGCGCAGACTGATGCCGTTGGCGGGGTAGCTGTCCGCCATCCAGTGCCACCGCTGCCCTTCATGGTGCAGCACGCCCTGCGCCTCAAGGTAACTCAGCATCTCGGCCAGTGGCTCCTTGCCAAAGCGCTCGTTATCCTGAAACGGCAGTTCAAACGCGGCACAGCGAATATGATCCATCAGGATCAGCAACTGGTCGGGGTCGATGCAGCCGTGTTCGGGCGACGCGGAAGTAAAGAATTCGGGGTTGCGGATGATGTATTGATCCAGCGGATCGCTGGTGGCAATCAATACCCCCAGCGCAGGCCGGTTGCGCCGCCCTGCCCGGCCCAATCGCTGCCACGTGCCGGCAATGGTGCCCGGAAACCCATTGAGCAGGCATACGTCCAGCCCGCCGATATCCACCCCCAGCTCCAGCGCATTCGTCGCCACCACGCAATCCAGCTGCCCGCCACGCAACCGCGTCGCGGTACCGCGACGCTCCGTGGGCAGATAGCCGCCGCGATAAGCGGCGATGCGCGGTGCCTGCCGCGGGTCATTGTCAAACACATCCTTCAGGTACTTGGTCAACACCTCCACCATCAAACGGGTATTGGCGAATACAATGGTCTTGAGCCCGGCCTTGATGGCACTGCGGGTGATCCGGGTGGTCTGGGACCGGGCGGACGAGCGCAACCCCAGATCCGGGTTGATCATGGGCGGATTCCAGAACAGCAAATGCTTCTCGCCCGACGGCGCGCCCGACTGGTCTATCACCGCCACCGGTGCGCCCAGCAATCCGCTCGCCAACTGGCCGGGATTCGCAATCGTTGCCGAGCAAAAGATATAGACAGGCTTCACCCCATAAAACCCGCAGATGCGGTTCAGGCGGCGAATGACATTGGCAACATGCGAGCCGAATATGCCGCGATAAGTATGCATCTCGTCGATGACCACGAATTTCAGGTTCTCGAAGAACTGCGCCCACTTGGTGTGATGCGGCAGGATACCCTGATGCAGCATGTCGGGATTGGAGATGACAATATCCCCATGCGTCCGCACGGCTTTACGCGCATCCCCCGGCGTATCCCCATCAAACGTATAAGCCC
This genomic interval carries:
- a CDS encoding ribulose bisphosphate carboxylase small subunit produces the protein MDAIKPYKATERKGETFSYLPPLTPEKIRKHVAYIIAQGWNPAIEHTEPEKAFLHFWYLWKLPFFGEKSVETIMAELEACRRDNPGHVVRLSGFDNFTQCRGTAFIVYRGGR
- a CDS encoding form I ribulose bisphosphate carboxylase large subunit, encoding MSGKKYQAGVKDYRESYWEPNYIPLDTDLLACFKIVAQDGVPREEAAAAVAAESSTGTWTTVWTDLLTDMDYYKGRAYRIEPVPGDNTAYYAFVAYPIDLFEEGSVVNVLTSLVGNVFGFKAIRSLRLEDLRFPIAYVKTCGGPPNGIQVERDRMNKYGRAFLGCTIKPKLGLSAKNYGMAVYECLRGGLDFTKDDENINSQPFMRWRHRFEFVMDAVLKAQAETGERKGHYLNVTAATPEEMYKRAEFAKELGAPIIMHDYLTGGICANTGLANWCRDNGMLLHIHRAMHAVLDRNRYHGIHFRVLTKCLRLSGGDHLHSGTVVGKLEGDRAATLGWIDTMRESYIPENRERGLFFDQDWGSMPGVMPVASGGIHVWHIPALVNIFGDDSCLQFGGGTLGHPWGNAAGATANRVALEACTDARNQGRQVEREGKEVLTEAAQYSPELKIALETWKEIKFEFDTVDKLDVG
- a CDS encoding ribonuclease H-like domain-containing protein, whose translation is MTLAERLALLKNNGTGNEVGPELGQPRVSSNIASIPLDVRLRRLSGSSGGGGDFRTRASRTKHGDAEVAKHLRGEVIAPGLIQIDQTIPLASRHGKIVFSALADIPLAALGLPHDAPLDGLLFLDTETTGLAGGTGTLPFMVCLARIQGDCLQLGQWILTGFAGEAALLETIFGWIEPAAHLVSYNGKSFDVPLLATRYRLARQADPFTDKGHVDLLHLTRRAYGHGWEDCRLQTAEQRLLGFIRENDFPSHLIPQAWTDFVRGGRVEPLHAIAEHNQRDVLSLAALLAMLAQAYTEPGHEAVNALKVAQIHAGRGDIQYAIDHLTGAWGGLDEAALLFLAKLHRHQRQDEQAIAIWIHLGENKCVRGIEALAKYHEHVTHELEAALALAEELLRLEPAMDIHIRRQARLCQRLVKFNPRKKKGKRQIGL
- a CDS encoding DEAD/DEAH box helicase; the protein is MNDLVELDRASDVVRAEPGDVSRLISALKRRHGQRITGELLIPERAACYAPFPAGLDARIAEGLMQRGITQLYSHQREAWDRITRGEHAVIVTPTASGKTLCYNLPVIQAAMQERSKALYLFPTKALAQDQVTELLELNQAGNLGVRAYTFDGDTPGDARKAVRTHGDIVISNPDMLHQGILPHHTKWAQFFENLKFVVIDEMHTYRGIFGSHVANVIRRLNRICGFYGVKPVYIFCSATIANPGQLASGLLGAPVAVIDQSGAPSGEKHLLFWNPPMINPDLGLRSSARSQTTRITRSAIKAGLKTIVFANTRLMVEVLTKYLKDVFDNDPRQAPRIAAYRGGYLPTERRGTATRLRGGQLDCVVATNALELGVDIGGLDVCLLNGFPGTIAGTWQRLGRAGRRNRPALGVLIATSDPLDQYIIRNPEFFTSASPEHGCIDPDQLLILMDHIRCAAFELPFQDNERFGKEPLAEMLSYLEAQGVLHHEGQRWHWMADSYPANGISLRSVADGNFVVVDVTDGKQDVIAEVDYSTAALTLYEGAIYLIQANPWQVEKLDWEGRKAFVTKTRADYYTDAIDFTRLKILDCFEEDKQSNGLCGRGEVHLVRRVAGYKKIRYYSHENVGYGKVNLPDHEMHTTAVWWQVSPDALEAAFPARWQALDGFLGAAYALHHVAALWTLSERHDLGRAVGDGEGIWFASVGQNGQGNPQTISGETVEIDDQQFVPTVFLYDNYAGGIGLSAPLFDLRHEIVARTIALVQDCGCQSGCPSCVGPILASDESRGYAPKQAVLTVLDLLSPNGQTHTLDMEAL